In Streptomyces sp. TLI_146, the genomic stretch GGTCACGCCCTGTGACGAACGGCAGGCTGCGGCGCTAATCTCCCGCCCATGACCACACAGTCCTGGGCGGGCTGGTACCGAGACCGCCATGGATCCGAAGCGCTGACGATCACCGCCGACGGGACCCAACTGCACACCCGTATCAGGGGAGTCGACTTCGCCGGGGCCGGGTTCGACTCGCTCGGCCCGGTGCCCGGCATACCGACGGAGGGCTCGTTCGCGCTCGACGGCGGCGCCCTGCGCGACTTCGTCCTGGAATGGGACATGCCGGT encodes the following:
- a CDS encoding DUF6304 family protein; the encoded protein is MTTQSWAGWYRDRHGSEALTITADGTQLHTRIRGVDFAGAGFDSLGPVPGIPTEGSFALDGGALRDFVLEWDMPVPVASADGAVHHATLSCLLSLKPPEPDLGLALHLGGAVYASGRAEVDFGSVLDDIRRQLPNGAQLQPSVLESI